Within the Enterococcus hirae ATCC 9790 genome, the region TTGGGTTACACGCCGTGGGGTTGTATTGATTGCGTGTCATTTACAACAGGGGAGATGAAAAAGCGTTACGGTTTTATCTATGTTGATCGGAACAATGATGGTTCTGGTACGCTAGAAAGGTATAAAAAAGACTCCTATGATTGGTATAAGCGGGTAACAACCTCTAATGGAACAGAGCTTTAGACGAGCAAACATGTAAATAGAACACAAAAAATCAGCTGGTTGTTTTCAAATCAGCTGATTTACTATTTATTTGTATTAAATTGAAAGAGAGTAAAAAGTTTATGCAAGTTGACCAACCTTGTTTATAGAACCGTTTTTATTTTTTCCCATAAGTGATCCAGATCCATTGTTCCGTACTCTGCTTTAGAAATAGCTATCACTGGTATCTGAGGGAATTTCTTTTCAATTTCTTCTTTGGCATAGGCAAACGTTGGGGTTAGTAAAATAATATCTGCTTCCGAGGCGTGTTCGTCTATCTGACTTGCTTCATATATTTTAAGAGCCCAAGATTGATTTTTTTCTCTTAAAAACTTCGCTAATTTCATTTCTAAGAACTGGGTTTGCAAACTACCATTGGTAGAAATAAAATTAAAAGACAGATCAAAAATGACAATAGTTTTCATTTTTTGTTCCGCATGTTTTTGAGGATTGTTCATCGAAGTAGTAGCCATTTGTTTTCTTCCTTTCGTTTCACCTATTCGTTATCTCTAGTATACGACAATTATTTTGTAAGCGCTATTTTAAGTTGGTGGAAATAAGTGTGCTTTTTCTTTTAATTTCATTTCATATAGCTACATAGTGAATAAATTGAATAAATTGAATAAATATGAATAAACAGCTATTTTATGTTGAACTTTCATTATTCAGCTCATAAAAGGGGTCAAACAATGCTATACTTTATCCAATGGAAAACAGAATAGGAGAAAAATGTATGGATCAAAAAACATTTATTGTGCTATTGATTTGTGGCGTGATCGTTTTGCTCATTGCTCTAGATTTCAATGCGCGTCGAAAATTAAAAGAAAGTGTCCATCAGAAGTGGGGAAGAGTGCCTTATCAACCTCGATTTGATAAAGAAAAAGTTTAAAGGAAGCGTGGCTCACAGAAAAAGAATTTCGTTCATGGTCAAGTGAAGTGGATGACTTGACGTGGTACGATTTGGATATGTTTGAAGTTTTTGAAGGCATCAACCTGACATACTCTAGTATTGGTTCAGAAGCTTTATATCAACGGCTGAGGAGCTTTAACTTTGGAAAAGATCAGCGATTAGAAAAGTTAATTGCTTTTTACCAAGAAAACCCTCAAACAAGAGAAAAAATCCAATATCAATTTGCACGACTAGGGAAAAAAGATGGTAATTTTACGAAGCAATATTTAGCGGATGGCCAAAGTAAACAGATCGGACATGTCGGCTTTTATACTTTTTTAGGTCTCTTACCGATCATTGGTTTAATTTTATTATTATTTGGACAAGTCTTAGGTATTTATCTAGCGATTGGTAGTTTGATTTTTAACACACTTTATTATCAAGTCAAGAAACAGACATTAGAAACTGAGATTAATAGTATGGGTTACCTAGTCTCAACGATCTCAACAGCGAATCAAGTAGCAAAGATTGCTACACCGGTTCAAGATGAATTACGGCAAAATGTTAAACCGTTAAAAGATATTCCTAAATTTGGTTTTTCTTTTCGAGTTAAGAGTGGGTCGGAAGCAGAAATTTTATTTGATTATGTCAATATGATGTTCATGTTGCCGTTTATTTCTTATCACTTTGTTATTAGCAGGTTAGAGAAAAAAACGAAAGAAGCAATGAAGGTTTGGGAATTATTGGGAGAAATGGAAGTAGCGGCTGCGGTTCTCAACTATCGTACTTACATGCCCATTACCTGTCAGCCAGAATTTACGGACAATGGCGTAGAGGCAGAAGATCTCTATCATCCTCTCTTGAAGGAAGCGGTAGTGAACCCAGTAGATTGGCACCAGAACATTTTAGTGACGGGCTCGAATGCTTCAGGTAAATCTACTTATGTGAAAAGTATTGCGATCAATTGTATCTTAGCACAGACGATCCAAACAGCCCTCGCAGAAAAGTTTACCTTGCAGCACGGTCACGTACTGACTTCTATGGCGATCGAAGATGACTTGTTTGCAGGAGATAGTTATTTTGTTTCAGAAATCAAATCGATTAAACGTCTACTAGCTCAAGTGGAAAAAGGGGAAAGATGTTATTGTTTTGTGGATGAGATTTTAAAGGGAACCAATACGATCGAACGGATTGCTTCTTCTGCAGCAGCAGTAAGATGGTTGGCAGATTATCCTTCACTAGCTTTTGTGGCGACTCACGATATTGAATTGACTGAGATCTTGAAAAATGAATGTGAGAATGTCCATTTTGAGGAACAGGTCACAGCAGAAAAAGGAATCAGTTTTGATTTTAAATTAAAGCAAGGTCCAGCAAAAACCAGAAATGCGATTGCATTATTGAAAGTCTTAAATTATCCGGAAAAACTAGTTGCGGATGCAAAAGAAGCAGCAACATTTTTTGATCAACATCGAAAATGGGAGATTTTTGACTAAAACGTGCGGTCTTAATATGTCAGGCTTGAATGGTTTGTCGCAAACTCATTTATATTAAAAAAGGAAGAAAGCGTGCCTTTTCCTGATGGAGAAATCATGCTTTCTTCCTTTTTGGAAATGGATAAAAGGATTCATTTATTTTAGTAGAACAATTGATCGAAAGAAGATGAAATGATTGATTTTATATTGGATGCTCGAATACATAAAATTCTATTTTTATTTTGAAAACTTTATTCATTTTCTTTCAATCATTCCATGTTACAATAGAGAATCAGATGGAAAAAAGGAGATCGTTAAAAAAATGACACAGGCTCTTGAAATAAAGAATTTAAAAAAAGTATACGCAACGGGAGTTGAAGCGTTGCGAGGGATTGATTTAACGGTGGAAGAGGGCGATTTTTATGCCTTGCTTGGTCCTAATGGTGCGGGGAAATCTACGACAATTGGGATCATCACTTCACTTGTGAATAAAACTTCTGGTGAAGTAAAAGTGTTTGGTTATGACTTGGATACTGATTTGGTTCGTGCCAAACAACAAATCGGATTAGTACCGCAAGAATTCAATTTTAATCCTTTTGAAACAGTTCAACAGATCGTAGTGAATCAAGCAGGATATTATGGTGTTTCACGACAAGAAGCAATCAAGCGTAGTGAAAAATACCTTAAGCAATCCAATCTATGGGAAAAAAGAAATGTTCGTGCACGCATGCTTTCTGGTGGTATGAAACGGCGACTGATGATTGCTAGAGCATTGATGCATGAACCGAAACTATTGATTTTAGATGAACCTACTGCAGGTGTAGATATTGAACTAAGACGTGAAATGTGGGA harbors:
- a CDS encoding ABC transporter ATP-binding protein codes for the protein MTQALEIKNLKKVYATGVEALRGIDLTVEEGDFYALLGPNGAGKSTTIGIITSLVNKTSGEVKVFGYDLDTDLVRAKQQIGLVPQEFNFNPFETVQQIVVNQAGYYGVSRQEAIKRSEKYLKQSNLWEKRNVRARMLSGGMKRRLMIARALMHEPKLLILDEPTAGVDIELRREMWEFLRELNEQGTTIILTTHYLEEAEMLCRNIGIIQSGELIENTSMKSLLSKLQFETFIFDLAPYEQAPVLQGYTSTFEDERTLAVEVERDQGVNGIFDQLSEQGIKVLSMRNKSNRLEELFLKITEENGHVEEKNV